CTTACCGGCAGCTTCCGGATTGCGGCCGATTGATTCCATCGCTTTGGAACCGATCATGCCGATGGCAAACGCCGGGCCAATTGAACCGATGCCGATAGCCAAAGCCTTGGCAAGCATTACTGTGTCCATAAAATTACTACGAATTACGAATTTAATACGAATATACGAATTT
This window of the Candidatus Margulisiibacteriota bacterium genome carries:
- the atpE gene encoding ATP synthase F0 subunit C, which gives rise to MDTVMLAKALAIGIGSIGPAFAIGMIGSKAMESIGRNPEAAGKILVPMLLAAAFAEAIAIYALVIAFGIK